The Deltaproteobacteria bacterium genome contains a region encoding:
- a CDS encoding phage major capsid protein: MGCGSRSDGRRTSSVRRRDGRDRGARSPDRARAGADGGGRVRRRCAARGARRCAHRGRRARRRGERRIPPLRRIRGVRVSRRDKPRGGHRSTPDGRCAVTYANEGAGADGGYAVPPEFAREIMSLALEGDSLVPLTDNTPVSGNAMTFPSDETTPWGSSGVRAYWVGEAGAPTLTKPVLDMATLRLRKLVAFCPATDELLADSTAMAAYLSRKMGEAIRWKANDAILAGDGVAKPKGIFNADALVSVAKEGSQTAATVNSANVAKMLARLPVYAMARARWVMHQSVLPQLITMTIGDQPIWTPPNEGIKGAPGGLLLGRPVLYSESCATLGTVNDIALVDFGSYRTITKSGAVAIEMAQSMHFYFDVGAQAFRATFRRDGAPAVGSAIGRKNGSDTLSPFVVLATRS, translated from the coding sequence ATCGGATGCGGATCGCGATCTGACGGCCGACGAACAAGCAGCGTTCGACGCCGAGATGGCCGCGATCGCGGCGCTCGGTCCCCAGATCGAGCGCGAGCAGGTGCTGATGGAGGCGGCCGCGTCCGTCGCCGGTGTGCCGCTCGAGGTGCGCGACGGTGCGCGCATCGAGGTCGTCGAGCGCGCCGCCGAGGCGAACGGCGGATTCCGCCACTTCGGCGAATTCGCGGCGTCCGTGTATCGCGCCGCGACAAACCCCGGGGTGGGCATCGATCAACGCCTGATGGCCGCTGCGCCGTCACGTACGCCAACGAGGGCGCGGGCGCCGATGGCGGATACGCGGTGCCGCCCGAGTTCGCGCGCGAGATCATGTCGCTGGCGCTCGAGGGCGATTCGCTCGTCCCGCTGACGGACAACACGCCGGTGTCGGGCAATGCGATGACGTTCCCGAGCGACGAGACGACCCCGTGGGGGTCGTCGGGGGTGCGGGCGTACTGGGTCGGAGAGGCCGGGGCCCCGACGCTGACCAAACCCGTGCTCGACATGGCGACGCTGCGTCTGCGCAAGCTGGTCGCGTTTTGCCCGGCGACCGACGAGCTGCTGGCAGACTCGACCGCGATGGCGGCGTACCTCTCGCGCAAGATGGGCGAGGCGATCCGCTGGAAGGCCAACGACGCCATCTTGGCGGGCGACGGCGTTGCGAAGCCCAAGGGCATTTTCAACGCCGACGCGCTGGTGAGTGTCGCCAAAGAGGGTAGCCAGACTGCGGCGACCGTCAACTCGGCCAACGTCGCCAAAATGCTGGCACGGCTGCCGGTGTACGCGATGGCGCGCGCCCGCTGGGTCATGCATCAGTCGGTCCTCCCGCAGCTCATCACGATGACGATCGGGGATCAGCCGATCTGGACGCCCCCGAACGAAGGCATCAAGGGCGCGCCCGGTGGTCTGCTGCTCGGCCGGCCGGTCCTCTACTCGGAGTCGTGCGCGACGCTGGGTACCGTCAACGACATCGCGCTGGTCGATTTCGGCTCGTACCGCACCATCACCAAGTCTGGCGCGGTCGCGATCGAGATGGCGCAGTCGATGCATTTCTACTTCGACGTCGGCGCGCAAGCGTTTCGGGCGACGTTCCGACGCGACGGCGCGCCGGCCGTCGGCTCGGCGATCGGGCGCAAAAACGGCAGCGACACGCTGTCGCCGTTCGTGGTCCTCGCGACCCGTTCGTAA
- a CDS encoding phage head-tail connector protein, whose amino-acid sequence MNYQVTTAVASEVLSLATAKAHLRVETAFTDDDTLITALISVARDEAELITQRAIGAQTITLRASSFAGLELRHPPITAVTSITYADENGDSQTLSTSVYYVDYASEVARVRLKDGQVWPQLHAQGDTVQVVYTAGYTAGNVPPLIKQWMLLRIGSLYETREADSDRPPVPTEFVVRLLDRYRVLAP is encoded by the coding sequence ATGAACTATCAGGTTACGACTGCGGTCGCGAGCGAGGTGTTATCGCTGGCGACCGCGAAGGCGCACTTGCGTGTCGAAACGGCATTTACCGATGACGATACGCTGATCACGGCGTTGATCTCAGTCGCACGCGATGAGGCCGAGCTGATCACCCAGCGCGCGATCGGCGCGCAAACGATCACGCTGCGTGCATCGTCGTTTGCCGGACTGGAATTGCGGCACCCGCCGATTACGGCGGTGACATCGATCACGTATGCCGACGAAAACGGCGACTCGCAGACGCTCTCGACGTCGGTCTACTACGTCGACTATGCGAGCGAGGTCGCCCGCGTGCGACTTAAGGACGGCCAGGTATGGCCGCAACTGCACGCGCAGGGCGATACCGTGCAGGTTGTCTACACGGCCGGCTACACGGCCGGCAACGTACCTCCGCTGATCAAACAGTGGATGCTGCTGCGCATCGGATCGTTGTACGAGACCCGGGAGGCCGATAGCGATCGACCGCCCGTGCCGACAGAATTTGTCGTGCGGCTGCTCGATCGCTATCGGGTGCTCGCGCCATGA
- a CDS encoding phage head closure protein, which produces MMAGKLDQRITIQDKSVSRTAMGDEQITWTDVETVWASAEPLSGREYIAARQAQADITIRFRMRYRSWMTPTHRILWRDKPYGVVEVIGIGTRRADLEILAFGDAAT; this is translated from the coding sequence ATGATGGCGGGCAAACTCGATCAGCGGATCACGATCCAGGACAAAAGCGTGTCGCGAACTGCGATGGGAGATGAGCAGATCACATGGACTGACGTCGAGACCGTCTGGGCGTCGGCCGAGCCGCTATCTGGCCGCGAGTACATTGCAGCGCGGCAGGCGCAGGCAGACATCACGATCAGGTTTCGCATGCGCTATCGGTCGTGGATGACGCCGACGCATCGGATCCTGTGGCGCGACAAACCGTACGGCGTAGTCGAGGTGATCGGCATCGGTACGCGGCGCGCGGACCTCGAAATCCTGGCGTTTGGGGACGCAGCGACATGA
- a CDS encoding HK97 gp10 family phage protein — protein MSVTVYEVRTNLPDFRRQMDEIGPKVGRRVLRFAVAGAARVFRDAGRARAPMRQASGRSGRVFASRYGDRMPGLLKRSIIVVRNRRESGRTTETYTTTVRTGDPPTKGGASRDAYYWRWVEAGHGKRQPGGRLTGGARTRSAARAALRRGGEFVEGRWYMRSAFAQAGNRALAEFYRRAEAKFRETKL, from the coding sequence ATGAGCGTCACGGTCTACGAGGTGCGCACCAACCTGCCGGATTTCCGCCGCCAGATGGACGAGATCGGCCCAAAGGTCGGCCGGCGCGTATTGCGATTCGCGGTGGCCGGTGCGGCGCGGGTATTCCGCGACGCGGGGCGAGCGCGAGCGCCAATGCGGCAGGCTTCGGGGCGCAGTGGCAGGGTGTTCGCGAGTCGGTACGGTGATCGGATGCCCGGGTTGCTCAAGAGATCGATCATCGTCGTGCGCAATCGGCGCGAATCAGGCAGGACAACCGAAACCTACACGACCACTGTCCGCACGGGCGACCCGCCGACCAAGGGCGGGGCGTCGCGCGATGCGTATTACTGGCGCTGGGTCGAGGCTGGCCATGGCAAACGCCAGCCTGGCGGACGGCTGACTGGCGGGGCTCGCACCAGGTCGGCAGCTCGCGCGGCATTGCGCCGCGGAGGGGAGTTTGTCGAGGGGCGCTGGTACATGCGGTCGGCGTTTGCGCAGGCCGGCAATCGCGCCCTTGCAGAGTTCTACCGCCGCGCCGAAGCCAAGTTCCGCGAGACCAAATTGTGA
- a CDS encoding DUF3168 domain-containing protein: MSAESVAYATLKAASAVTALVGSGDAARIYPDVVPQEFALPAVSFQRVATEAVNTIHSTLLATRVTLDVWCMDEQRYAAETLADAAQAALVAAHFTLTNRRAELDYEAGIWIAVCTFDYWVI; the protein is encoded by the coding sequence GTGAGCGCCGAATCGGTCGCGTACGCCACGCTCAAGGCGGCGTCGGCGGTGACGGCGCTCGTCGGTAGCGGGGACGCGGCGCGCATCTATCCGGATGTCGTTCCGCAGGAATTCGCGCTGCCCGCGGTCTCGTTCCAGCGGGTAGCGACGGAGGCGGTCAACACGATCCATTCGACGCTGCTGGCGACGCGGGTGACGCTCGACGTGTGGTGCATGGACGAGCAGCGGTACGCGGCCGAGACGCTGGCAGACGCGGCGCAGGCCGCGCTCGTTGCTGCCCACTTTACGTTGACCAATCGTCGCGCCGAGCTCGACTACGAGGCGGGTATCTGGATCGCCGTCTGCACCTTTGACTACTGGGTCATCTAG